In the Nitrospinaceae bacterium genome, one interval contains:
- the gltX gene encoding glutamate--tRNA ligase, which yields MNDAVRVRFAPSNTGHLHIGGARTALFNWFFARHTGGTAILRIEDTDQERSTEAYYDAIIEAFEWLGLDWDEGPYRQTERMALYTEAAKKMLDAGTAYRCTCTPDEVDEMRKKARAEGRTPKYDGTCRGRYDTDPDLPFCLRLKVPDEGETVVDDLLAGPVTFQNDQLDDMVIARTDGTPTYNFCVAVDDIDMRITHVIRGNDHLSNTPKQILVYQALGESPPRFVHISMILGSDKKRLSKRHGATSVLEFREQGYLPEAFINYLVRLGWSLGDQEIFSCDEIIKNFSIENLNLSSAVLNPEKMLWTNQEYIMKGDAGRLLELLEERLRARGLAPELLSPEARLGVVEELRTRAKTLEELADGAAFFFSPGVTLDEKAAAKFLISDIAAPLGRVREAIAGVEPFAPEGIKEVFEGVLEAEDMKLGKLAQPVRVAITGGTKSPGIFETLALLGKERSLERLDAALARIENP from the coding sequence ATGAACGATGCCGTACGCGTCCGGTTCGCACCCTCGAACACGGGCCACCTTCATATCGGAGGGGCGCGAACCGCGCTCTTCAACTGGTTTTTTGCCCGCCACACCGGCGGCACGGCGATCCTCCGCATCGAGGACACCGACCAGGAGCGATCGACCGAGGCGTACTACGACGCCATCATCGAGGCCTTCGAGTGGCTCGGGCTCGATTGGGACGAGGGCCCCTACCGCCAGACCGAGCGCATGGCGTTGTACACCGAGGCGGCCAAGAAAATGCTCGATGCCGGCACAGCCTATCGCTGCACCTGCACGCCTGATGAAGTGGACGAGATGCGTAAAAAAGCCCGCGCCGAGGGGAGAACGCCCAAATACGACGGCACCTGCCGGGGCCGCTATGACACGGATCCCGACCTACCCTTCTGCCTTCGCCTCAAGGTCCCCGATGAGGGGGAGACCGTGGTGGACGACCTACTTGCCGGGCCCGTCACGTTCCAGAACGACCAGCTCGACGACATGGTAATCGCCCGCACCGACGGCACGCCGACCTACAACTTTTGCGTCGCCGTGGACGACATCGACATGAGAATCACCCACGTCATCCGGGGCAACGACCACCTCTCGAACACGCCAAAACAGATTTTGGTCTATCAGGCCCTTGGCGAGTCCCCGCCGCGTTTCGTCCACATCTCGATGATCCTCGGCTCAGACAAAAAACGCCTATCGAAACGCCACGGCGCCACATCTGTTCTCGAATTCCGCGAGCAGGGCTATCTTCCCGAGGCATTCATCAACTATCTCGTTCGCCTGGGCTGGAGCCTGGGCGATCAGGAAATTTTCTCGTGCGATGAGATCATCAAAAATTTTTCAATAGAAAACCTCAACCTCTCGTCCGCCGTCTTAAACCCCGAAAAAATGCTCTGGACAAACCAGGAGTACATCATGAAAGGGGATGCGGGCAGGCTCCTTGAATTGCTTGAAGAACGTCTTCGCGCCCGCGGGCTCGCGCCCGAGCTTCTCTCGCCAGAGGCGCGCCTCGGCGTCGTCGAGGAACTCAGGACGCGCGCTAAAACGCTTGAAGAGCTAGCCGATGGCGCAGCGTTTTTCTTTTCCCCTGGCGTGACTCTCGACGAAAAAGCGGCTGCTAAATTTTTAATATCCGATATCGCCGCCCCCCTCGGGCGGGTTCGCGAGGCCATCGCCGGCGTCGAGCCCTTTGCTCCCGAGGGCATTAAAGAGGTATTCGAGGGCGTGCTGGAGGCCGAGGACATGAAACTGGGCAAGCTGGCCCAACCCGTGCGCGTCGCCATCACAGGCGGCACCAAGAGCCCGGGAATCTTCGAGACGCTGGCGCTACTCGGCAAAGAGCGCTCCCTAGAGCGCCTCGACGCAGCCCTGGCCCGCATCGAAAACCCCTAA
- a CDS encoding carboxymuconolactone decarboxylase family protein: protein MSRLPDISEDQLTEEQKPTYDELTAGRGVRGPFNAWLRVPEFADLAQKMGNYLRFRSSVSKKLIEFAVTITTRHLSAQYGFLSHSKQAQELGVSPDVISAIIERRKPNFQDAEEEAVYDFCQELNVEHVVSDSTYQVALKKFGEKGVVDLIAACGYYTLVSMTLNATNVGIAEGIDPPLPD, encoded by the coding sequence ATGAGCAGGCTTCCAGACATTTCCGAGGATCAATTAACCGAGGAACAGAAACCAACATATGATGAGTTGACTGCCGGGCGCGGGGTTCGAGGCCCCTTTAATGCATGGTTGAGAGTTCCCGAGTTCGCCGATCTCGCTCAAAAAATGGGCAATTACCTTCGTTTTCGCAGCTCTGTTTCCAAAAAATTAATCGAGTTCGCCGTCACGATCACTACTCGTCACTTAAGCGCACAATACGGATTCCTGTCGCACTCCAAACAGGCCCAGGAATTGGGCGTGAGTCCAGATGTCATTTCTGCAATCATTGAACGAAGAAAACCTAATTTTCAAGATGCGGAAGAAGAAGCCGTTTACGATTTTTGCCAGGAGTTGAACGTAGAGCATGTTGTAAGTGATTCAACTTATCAGGTGGCTTTGAAAAAATTTGGAGAAAAGGGCGTGGTTGATCTCATTGCCGCCTGTGGTTATTACACCCTCGTTTCGATGACGCTCAATGCGACGAATGTAGGTATTGCCGAGGGAATAGATCCCCCGCTTCCAGACTAA
- a CDS encoding MFS transporter, which yields MNTTARKLEIFSWCFYDFANSAYPTLIVTVAYSVYFKKIVAGDGGGADFLWGISLSAAMLITSLLGPPLSAIADRTGSRKRFLLIFSGICVIATLLLTGVGAGMVSTGMILFIVATIGFEGSLIFYNAFLPEIATPATRGRISGWGWGVGYIGGLLCLVLVKPLLAGGFSPENLPLFRASFAAVAVFYAVFTIPLFFWLRESSLPAWPQAWGDVKMSGSSPGALTTTAAAFRSLRKTFQALRRREGALRFLLAFFLYNDGIVTVISFSAIYAVTTLGYTMGETLELFIAVQLSAGAGALALGYLADFWGERKTILLTLVNWCIVVIVAYFTETKAVFFIVSILAGFSLGSCQAASRSMMARFIPAGSTTQTYAFYGLCGKMSSVLGPIVFGAISAASGSQRLAILSILLFFLAGGALLWGVPEQEPDSEAPLLP from the coding sequence ATGAATACGACAGCAAGAAAACTGGAGATTTTCTCGTGGTGTTTCTATGATTTTGCCAATTCCGCGTATCCCACCCTTATCGTAACCGTCGCCTACAGTGTTTATTTCAAGAAAATTGTGGCCGGAGACGGGGGCGGCGCTGATTTTCTCTGGGGAATTTCCCTTTCTGCGGCCATGCTGATCACCTCTCTACTCGGTCCGCCCCTGAGCGCAATTGCGGATCGCACCGGCTCACGAAAGCGTTTTTTGCTTATCTTCTCAGGAATATGTGTTATCGCAACACTTCTACTTACCGGCGTGGGCGCGGGCATGGTCTCCACCGGAATGATTCTTTTCATTGTCGCCACCATTGGCTTCGAGGGCTCCTTAATCTTCTACAACGCTTTTCTCCCCGAAATCGCCACCCCGGCCACCCGGGGGCGCATCAGCGGTTGGGGGTGGGGCGTAGGCTACATCGGCGGCCTTCTTTGTCTCGTTTTGGTGAAACCGCTACTTGCCGGAGGGTTCAGCCCCGAAAATCTACCCCTCTTTCGGGCCAGCTTCGCAGCCGTCGCGGTTTTTTATGCCGTGTTCACTATCCCCCTTTTCTTCTGGCTCAGAGAATCGAGCCTACCCGCCTGGCCGCAGGCCTGGGGCGATGTGAAGATGTCCGGCTCCTCGCCCGGCGCCCTCACAACCACGGCCGCTGCTTTTCGCTCATTAAGGAAAACTTTCCAGGCACTTCGCCGCCGCGAGGGCGCGCTGCGATTTTTACTCGCCTTTTTCCTCTATAACGACGGCATCGTCACCGTCATCTCGTTCAGCGCCATTTATGCGGTCACCACCCTGGGCTACACCATGGGGGAGACGCTTGAACTCTTCATCGCCGTTCAACTCTCGGCTGGCGCAGGGGCGCTGGCGCTTGGCTATCTGGCAGACTTTTGGGGAGAGAGGAAAACAATTCTCCTCACCTTGGTGAATTGGTGCATCGTCGTCATCGTCGCCTATTTTACCGAGACGAAAGCGGTTTTCTTCATCGTATCTATTCTGGCAGGCTTCTCGCTCGGCTCGTGTCAGGCGGCCAGCCGCTCGATGATGGCGCGCTTCATTCCGGCGGGTAGCACCACGCAGACCTATGCCTTCTACGGCCTGTGCGGAAAAATGAGCTCGGTGCTGGGGCCCATAGTCTTCGGCGCCATCTCGGCTGCCAGCGGAAGCCAGCGCCTGGCCATCCTCTCAATCCTGCTATTCTTCCTCGCGGGCGGGGCGCTTCTCTGGGGGGTGCCTGAGCAGGAACCCGATTCCGAGGCCCCCCTGTTGCCGTAA